A window from Ramlibacter pinisoli encodes these proteins:
- the ybiB gene encoding DNA-binding protein YbiB, giving the protein MGISQYIKEIGRGKQGARPLDRAQAADLFGQLLDGTVSDLEVGAFCLAMRIKGETPQEMAGFLDATHARLHRVPAAGRAVVVLPSYNGARRLPVLTPLLALLLARQGLPVLIHGAATETSRIAVADVLEPLGIQARETVGPIAPGEAAYLPTHLLHPGLKRLLDVRRVVGLRNSSHSLVKLMNPCDGPAVVVGSYTHPEYAVSMAAVYELMGTTALLLRGTEGEVVADARRLPQMDGFVRGRRVPLEEGRRGTLTDLPGWPQGTDPAATAAYIGDVLDGRQPVPASLQLQVEHILRLAAQA; this is encoded by the coding sequence GTGGGCATCAGCCAGTACATCAAGGAAATCGGCCGCGGCAAGCAGGGCGCGCGTCCGCTCGACCGCGCCCAGGCGGCCGACCTGTTCGGCCAGCTGCTCGATGGCACGGTCAGCGACCTCGAGGTCGGCGCGTTCTGCCTGGCCATGCGCATCAAGGGCGAGACGCCGCAGGAGATGGCCGGCTTCCTGGACGCCACCCACGCCCGCCTGCACCGCGTGCCGGCGGCCGGGCGCGCCGTGGTCGTCCTGCCCAGCTACAACGGGGCGCGCCGGCTGCCGGTGCTCACGCCCCTGCTCGCGCTGCTGCTGGCCCGCCAGGGCCTGCCGGTGCTGATCCACGGCGCCGCGACCGAGACCAGCCGCATCGCCGTCGCCGACGTGCTGGAGCCGCTGGGCATCCAGGCGCGCGAGACCGTGGGCCCCATCGCGCCCGGCGAAGCCGCGTACCTGCCCACGCACCTGCTGCACCCCGGGCTGAAGCGACTGCTCGACGTACGCCGGGTCGTCGGCCTGCGCAACTCGTCGCACAGCCTGGTCAAGCTGATGAATCCTTGCGACGGGCCCGCCGTGGTGGTGGGCAGCTACACCCATCCGGAATACGCCGTGTCGATGGCCGCGGTCTACGAGCTGATGGGCACCACCGCCCTGCTGCTGCGCGGCACCGAGGGCGAGGTGGTGGCCGACGCGCGCCGCCTGCCGCAGATGGACGGCTTCGTGCGCGGCCGGCGCGTGCCGCTCGAGGAAGGCCGGCGCGGCACGCTGACCGACCTGCCCGGGTGGCCGCAGGGCACCGATCCCGCTGCCACCGCCGCGTACATCGGCGACGTGCTCGACGGCCGCCAGCCGGTGCCGGCCTCGCTGCAGCTGCAGGTGGAACATATCTTGCGACTGGCAGCCCAGGCCTGA
- the nirD gene encoding nitrite reductase small subunit NirD: protein MSDWTVICRVDDIPVLGARRVARPRGVDVAVFRNGEDQVFALLDRCPHKGGPLSQGIVFGTSVACPLHNQTIGLDDGCAKAPDEGCTPTFACRVEDGNVLLDAGELATRALDLAAPRAGPTASRGAVGDATFEVQAPHGE from the coding sequence ATGAGCGACTGGACCGTGATCTGCCGGGTGGACGACATCCCGGTGCTGGGGGCGCGGCGGGTGGCCCGGCCGCGCGGCGTCGACGTGGCCGTGTTCCGCAATGGCGAGGACCAGGTCTTCGCCCTGCTCGACCGCTGCCCGCACAAGGGCGGGCCGCTCTCGCAGGGCATCGTGTTCGGCACCAGCGTGGCCTGCCCGCTGCACAACCAGACCATCGGCCTGGACGACGGTTGCGCCAAGGCGCCCGACGAGGGCTGCACGCCCACCTTCGCCTGCCGCGTCGAGGACGGCAACGTGCTGCTCGACGCCGGGGAACTGGCCACCCGGGCACTTGACCTCGCAGCGCCGCGGGCCGGCCCGACCGCCTCGCGCGGGGCGGTCGGCGACGCGACCTTCGAGGTCCAGGCGCCGCACGGGGAGTGA
- a CDS encoding bifunctional protein-serine/threonine kinase/phosphatase: MALQVDIGWHSARGGREHNEDFAAALRPQPHEAARGLIAAIADGVSAGGGGREAAQTSVMALLQDWFGTPATWETSAALDRLIGAQNAWLAATNRRRGAGAMTTLTALVLRGQSWTLAHVGDTRAWLLREGRCTQLTTDHVFDHPDMASRLTRALGLEDHVRVDYLQGELQRGDVFVLTSDGVHRPLGGALARELQRAAGGAQATSEVLVEAALRAGSRDNASALVIRVQDLAAVRLEDVLVAGHLPAPARLKVGDTLDAYTVTALVADTGVHRLYQAREAGTRELVTLKVLHEARAGDPEERAMLAHEIWLGLRLAEQVGAGRSGFVRVRQPREPSAFYAVFDWHGGQTLEQALSRRQPFTVEEVVRSTIEVARALGRLHRQDVVHRDIKPGNLHRGDDGHWRVLDLGVAVSGFESEARRDLHAGTPSYMNPEQWEEGAGPATAQGDLFALGVTLYQWLTGHLPYGEIEPYQRARYRRDPRPPSRLRPDVPVWLDHVVLRAVARDPRQRFETAEELVLALERGASRPVAAPGPTPYFTRDPAGVWKAALVASVALNALLLVWLLFLPR, encoded by the coding sequence ATGGCTCTGCAGGTGGACATCGGCTGGCACAGCGCACGCGGCGGGCGCGAGCACAACGAGGACTTCGCCGCCGCGTTGCGGCCGCAGCCGCACGAGGCCGCGCGCGGCCTCATCGCCGCCATCGCCGACGGCGTGTCGGCCGGGGGCGGCGGCCGCGAGGCGGCACAGACCAGCGTGATGGCGCTGCTGCAGGACTGGTTCGGCACGCCCGCGACCTGGGAGACCAGCGCGGCGCTCGACCGCCTGATCGGGGCCCAGAACGCCTGGTTGGCCGCGACCAACCGGCGCCGCGGGGCCGGCGCCATGACGACGCTCACGGCGCTGGTGCTGCGCGGCCAGAGCTGGACGCTGGCGCACGTGGGCGACACGCGCGCCTGGCTGCTGCGCGAGGGCCGCTGCACCCAGCTGACCACCGACCACGTGTTCGACCATCCCGACATGGCCAGCCGCCTCACGCGCGCGCTCGGCCTGGAGGACCACGTGCGGGTCGACTACCTGCAGGGCGAGCTGCAGCGCGGCGACGTGTTCGTGCTGACCAGCGACGGCGTGCACCGGCCGCTGGGCGGTGCGCTGGCGCGCGAGCTGCAACGGGCCGCGGGCGGGGCCCAGGCCACCAGCGAGGTGCTGGTCGAGGCCGCCCTGCGCGCCGGCAGCCGCGACAACGCCAGCGCCCTGGTGATCCGGGTGCAGGACCTGGCGGCCGTGCGCCTGGAGGACGTGCTGGTCGCCGGCCACCTGCCCGCGCCGGCGCGCCTGAAGGTGGGCGACACGCTGGATGCCTACACCGTCACGGCCCTGGTGGCCGACACCGGCGTCCACCGGCTGTACCAGGCGCGCGAGGCCGGCACGCGCGAACTGGTCACCCTGAAGGTGCTGCACGAGGCGCGGGCCGGCGACCCCGAGGAGCGCGCCATGCTGGCCCACGAGATCTGGCTGGGCCTGCGGCTGGCCGAGCAGGTCGGCGCCGGCCGCAGCGGTTTCGTGCGGGTGCGCCAGCCGCGCGAGCCCAGCGCCTTCTACGCGGTCTTCGACTGGCACGGCGGGCAGACCCTGGAGCAGGCCCTGTCGCGCCGCCAGCCGTTCACCGTGGAGGAGGTGGTGCGCAGCACGATCGAGGTGGCGCGGGCCCTGGGCCGGCTGCACCGCCAGGACGTGGTGCACCGGGACATCAAGCCCGGCAACCTGCACCGCGGCGACGACGGCCACTGGCGCGTGCTGGACCTGGGCGTGGCCGTGTCCGGCTTCGAGTCCGAGGCCCGGCGCGACCTGCACGCCGGCACGCCCAGCTACATGAACCCCGAGCAGTGGGAGGAGGGCGCCGGCCCCGCGACCGCGCAGGGCGACCTCTTCGCCCTGGGCGTGACGCTGTACCAGTGGCTCACGGGCCACCTCCCGTACGGCGAGATCGAGCCCTACCAGCGGGCGCGCTATCGGCGCGACCCGCGCCCGCCCAGCCGCCTGCGGCCGGACGTGCCCGTCTGGCTCGACCACGTGGTGCTGCGTGCGGTCGCCCGCGACCCGCGCCAGCGCTTCGAGACCGCCGAGGAACTGGTGCTGGCGCTCGAGCGCGGCGCCTCGCGCCCGGTCGCGGCGCCCGGCCCGACGCCGTACTTCACCCGCGACCCCGCCGGTGTCTGGAAGGCCGCCCTGGTGGCCAGCGTGGCGCTCAACGCGCTGCTGCTGGTCTGGCTGCTGTTCCTGCCGCGGTAG
- a CDS encoding molybdopterin-dependent oxidoreductase, which translates to MTETKSTCPYCGVGCGVVIESQAGQVTGVRGDPDHPANFGRLCTKGSTLHLTASPAITRQARLLQPMQRGQRGEAPQPVSWDAALDHAADTIAGIVARHGPDAVGFYVSGQLLTEDYYVFNKLAKGLLGTNNIDTNSRLCMSSAVAGYKLTLGADAPPACYEDVDHAGCLFIAGSNAAWAHPVLYRRIEEARARRPQMKVIVVDPRRTDTAELADLVLPLQPGTDVMLFNGLLHIMLWEGWTDAGWIERHTTGFDALKGTVRDCTPDLVAQVCGLRKEDLLTAARWFATSDATLSLYCQGLNQSSSGTAKNAALINLHLATGQIGKPGAGPFSLTGQPNAMGGREVGGLANLLSAHRDLANPQHRAEVAALWGVPAVPDKPGRTAVEMFQAAADGEIRALWIACTNPAQSMPDQATVRRALERAEFVVVQEAFATTSTCAFADLLLPATTWGEKDGTVTNSERRISRVRPALPAAGAARHDWRIGVDFAHRLEARMGRTATLFPYETPESVWNEHRESTRGRDLDITGLSYALLEAAPRQWPFADGATAGRARLYEDGRFATADGKARFVDTVYKPLAEPRESRYPFSLTTGRLRDQWHGMSRTGTLGRLFGHVPEPVVQMHPQDMARRQLRDGDLVYVTSKRGSIVVPAQADTGLGLSQAFIAMHWGEEYLSGCSSTGTPLAGINALTTSAYCPQSKQPELKHAAVKILKAELPWSLLAMAWLPEDGALRAREELKGLMALFPFASCVPFGRERSGVLFRAAAHDAPPATVLDRIEVALGLDGLQGLRYNDPKHGQRRVAQLVRNGAEARLDGILLAGDTRAEAWIRTLLQDELPAQAYGRLLLAPSAKAPVAVQAASRQVCTCFNVREDQIRQALQQCNGDEDERLAGLQDQLRCGTNCGSCVPELRRMVRAAAPAGISV; encoded by the coding sequence GTGACGGAAACGAAATCCACCTGTCCTTACTGCGGCGTCGGCTGTGGAGTGGTCATCGAGTCGCAGGCCGGCCAGGTCACTGGCGTGCGCGGCGATCCCGACCACCCGGCCAACTTCGGGCGGCTGTGCACCAAGGGCTCGACGCTGCACCTGACGGCCTCGCCGGCCATCACGCGCCAGGCCCGCCTGCTGCAGCCGATGCAGCGTGGCCAGCGCGGCGAGGCGCCGCAGCCGGTGTCCTGGGACGCCGCACTCGACCACGCGGCCGACACGATCGCCGGCATCGTCGCCCGGCACGGCCCCGACGCGGTGGGCTTCTACGTCTCCGGCCAGCTGCTGACGGAGGACTACTACGTCTTCAACAAGCTGGCCAAGGGCCTGCTGGGCACCAACAACATCGACACCAACTCGCGCCTGTGCATGAGCAGCGCGGTGGCCGGCTACAAGCTCACGCTCGGGGCCGACGCGCCGCCGGCCTGCTACGAGGACGTCGACCATGCCGGCTGCCTGTTCATCGCCGGCAGCAACGCGGCCTGGGCGCACCCGGTGCTGTACCGCCGCATCGAGGAAGCCCGGGCGCGCCGTCCGCAGATGAAGGTGATCGTGGTCGACCCGCGCCGCACCGACACCGCCGAGCTCGCCGACCTGGTGCTGCCGCTGCAGCCGGGCACCGACGTGATGCTGTTCAATGGCCTGCTGCACATCATGCTGTGGGAAGGCTGGACCGATGCCGGCTGGATCGAACGGCACACCACCGGTTTCGATGCCCTCAAGGGCACGGTGCGCGACTGCACGCCCGACCTGGTGGCGCAGGTGTGCGGCCTGCGCAAGGAAGACCTGCTGACGGCGGCGCGCTGGTTCGCGACCTCGGACGCCACGCTCAGCCTGTACTGCCAGGGACTGAACCAGAGCAGCAGCGGCACCGCCAAGAACGCCGCGCTGATCAACCTGCACCTGGCCACGGGCCAGATCGGCAAGCCCGGCGCGGGCCCGTTCTCCCTCACCGGCCAGCCCAACGCCATGGGCGGGCGCGAGGTGGGCGGGCTGGCCAACCTGCTGTCGGCGCACCGCGACCTGGCCAACCCGCAGCACCGCGCCGAAGTGGCGGCGCTGTGGGGCGTGCCGGCGGTGCCCGACAAGCCCGGCCGCACGGCGGTGGAGATGTTCCAGGCCGCCGCCGACGGCGAGATCCGGGCCCTGTGGATCGCGTGCACCAATCCCGCGCAATCCATGCCCGACCAGGCGACGGTGCGCCGCGCCCTGGAGCGCGCCGAGTTCGTCGTGGTGCAGGAGGCCTTCGCCACCACCTCGACCTGCGCCTTCGCCGACCTGCTGCTGCCCGCCACCACCTGGGGCGAGAAGGACGGCACGGTGACCAACAGCGAACGCCGCATCAGCCGCGTGCGCCCCGCCCTGCCGGCCGCCGGCGCGGCGCGGCACGACTGGCGCATCGGCGTCGACTTCGCGCACCGGCTGGAGGCGCGGATGGGCCGTACGGCCACGCTGTTCCCGTACGAGACGCCGGAGTCGGTGTGGAACGAGCACCGCGAGTCGACCCGTGGCCGCGACCTCGACATCACCGGGCTGAGCTACGCCCTGCTGGAGGCGGCGCCGCGCCAGTGGCCGTTCGCCGACGGTGCCACCGCCGGCCGGGCGCGCCTGTACGAGGACGGCCGGTTCGCCACCGCCGACGGCAAGGCCCGCTTCGTCGACACCGTCTACAAGCCGCTGGCCGAGCCGCGCGAGTCGCGCTACCCGTTCTCGCTGACCACCGGACGGCTGCGCGACCAGTGGCACGGCATGAGCCGCACCGGCACGCTGGGACGCCTGTTCGGCCATGTGCCCGAGCCGGTCGTGCAGATGCACCCGCAGGACATGGCGCGCCGCCAGCTGCGCGACGGCGACCTGGTGTACGTCACCTCCAAGCGCGGTTCCATCGTGGTGCCGGCGCAGGCGGACACCGGCCTCGGCCTGAGCCAGGCGTTCATCGCCATGCACTGGGGCGAGGAATATTTGTCCGGCTGCTCCAGCACCGGCACCCCGCTGGCCGGCATCAACGCATTGACCACCTCGGCCTACTGCCCGCAGTCCAAGCAGCCCGAGCTCAAGCACGCGGCGGTGAAGATCCTGAAGGCCGAGCTGCCCTGGTCGCTGCTGGCCATGGCCTGGCTGCCGGAGGACGGTGCGCTGCGGGCCCGCGAGGAACTCAAGGGCCTGATGGCGCTGTTCCCCTTCGCCTCCTGCGTGCCGTTCGGCCGCGAGCGCAGCGGCGTGCTGTTCCGGGCCGCCGCGCACGACGCACCGCCCGCGACCGTGCTGGACCGGATCGAGGTGGCGCTCGGGCTCGATGGCCTGCAGGGCCTGCGCTACAACGACCCCAAGCACGGCCAGCGCCGCGTGGCCCAGCTGGTGCGCAACGGCGCCGAGGCGCGGCTGGACGGCATCCTGCTGGCCGGCGACACCCGGGCCGAAGCCTGGATCCGCACCCTGCTGCAGGACGAGCTGCCGGCGCAGGCCTACGGCCGCCTGCTGCTGGCCCCCAGCGCCAAGGCGCCGGTGGCGGTGCAGGCCGCGTCGCGCCAGGTCTGCACCTGCTTCAACGTGCGGGAGGACCAGATCCGGCAGGCCCTGCAGCAGTGCAATGGCGACGAGGACGAGCGCCTGGCCGGCCTGCAGGACCAGCTGCGGTGCGGCACCAATTGCGGTTCCTGCGTGCCCGAGCTGCGCCGCATGGTCCGGGCCGCGGCGCCGGCCGGCATATCGGTCTAA
- a CDS encoding aminoacetone oxidase family FAD-binding enzyme: MSDSPSVYDAIVIGAGAAGLFCAGVAGQLGVKVLLVDHAPKVGEKIRISGGGRCNFTNRELDPRAPHRHFLGGNPQFCRSALSRYTAGDFIDLVRRHGIAFHEKHKGQLFGDRSSEDFIRLLLAECGAGGVEHWQPCRVEAVRREGERYAVDTDRGTVHTPRVVVATGGLSIPQIGASDFGHRLARQFGLDLVEPRPALVPLTFGGEAWQPYAQLAGLALPVRIATGEKKAAMAFDEDLLFTHRGLSGPAVLQISSYWTPGTPIRVDLAPGSDVAQLLAQAKLRSRKLLANELAAIVPARLADAWTQQDPGWQRPVNEAADKALGALAQGLARWELLPTGTEGYRKAEVTAGGIDTRMLSQQTMESRQSGLYFIGEVVDVTGWLGGYNFQWAWASGWACGQALAAARAA; this comes from the coding sequence GTGAGCGACTCTCCTAGCGTCTACGACGCCATCGTCATCGGCGCCGGCGCGGCCGGCCTGTTCTGCGCCGGCGTCGCCGGCCAGCTGGGCGTCAAGGTCCTGCTGGTCGACCACGCCCCCAAGGTCGGCGAGAAGATCCGCATCTCGGGCGGCGGCCGCTGCAACTTCACCAACCGCGAGCTCGACCCGCGCGCGCCGCACCGGCACTTCCTGGGTGGCAACCCGCAGTTCTGCCGCTCGGCGCTCTCGCGCTACACGGCCGGCGATTTCATCGACCTGGTGCGGCGGCACGGCATCGCCTTCCACGAGAAGCACAAGGGCCAGCTGTTCGGCGACCGCAGCTCGGAGGATTTCATCCGCCTGCTGCTGGCCGAGTGCGGCGCCGGCGGGGTCGAGCACTGGCAGCCGTGCCGGGTCGAGGCCGTGCGCCGCGAGGGCGAGCGCTACGCGGTGGACACCGACCGCGGCACCGTCCACACCCCGCGCGTGGTGGTGGCCACCGGCGGCCTGTCCATCCCGCAGATCGGCGCCAGCGATTTCGGCCACCGGCTGGCGCGCCAGTTCGGGCTCGACCTGGTAGAGCCGCGTCCGGCGCTGGTGCCGCTCACCTTCGGCGGCGAGGCCTGGCAGCCGTACGCGCAACTCGCCGGCCTGGCCTTGCCGGTGCGCATCGCCACCGGCGAGAAGAAGGCGGCGATGGCATTCGACGAGGACCTGCTCTTCACCCACCGCGGCCTGTCGGGTCCCGCGGTGCTGCAGATCTCCAGCTACTGGACGCCCGGCACGCCGATCCGCGTCGACCTGGCGCCCGGCAGCGACGTCGCGCAGCTGCTCGCGCAGGCCAAGCTGCGCTCGCGCAAGCTGCTGGCCAACGAACTGGCGGCCATCGTCCCCGCGCGCCTGGCCGACGCCTGGACGCAGCAGGACCCGGGCTGGCAGCGCCCGGTGAACGAGGCCGCCGACAAGGCGCTGGGCGCGCTGGCGCAGGGCCTGGCGCGCTGGGAGCTGCTGCCCACCGGGACCGAGGGCTATCGCAAGGCCGAGGTCACCGCCGGCGGCATCGACACGCGCATGCTGTCGCAGCAGACCATGGAGTCGCGCCAGAGCGGCCTGTACTTCATCGGCGAGGTGGTCGACGTCACCGGCTGGCTGGGGGGCTACAACTTCCAGTGGGCCTGGGCCAGCGGCTGGGCCTGCGGGCAGGCACTGGCGGCGGCCCGCGCCGCCTGA
- the cobA gene encoding uroporphyrinogen-III C-methyltransferase — protein MTTTQGKVTLVGAGPGDPELLTLKAMKAIQAASVVLVDDLVGPEIVALARPGARIVHVGKRGGCKSTPQAFIERLMVMAAREGETVVRLKGGDPFIFGRGGEEVEHLRAAGVHVEVVNGITSGLAAVTALGVALTHRDHAQGVVFVTGHAQRGGDAPDWRALAQAAHQARLTLVIYMGVSGASGIQEQLLTGLPANTPAAIVQRATLPGQRHAVTTLGELAATIEREDLASPSVIVVGDVLRGIAAVADTTSHVRAA, from the coding sequence ATGACGACGACACAGGGCAAGGTGACGCTGGTGGGTGCCGGTCCCGGCGACCCGGAGCTGCTGACGCTCAAGGCCATGAAGGCCATCCAGGCCGCCTCCGTGGTGCTCGTCGACGACCTCGTCGGCCCGGAGATCGTCGCGCTGGCCCGGCCGGGCGCGCGCATCGTCCACGTGGGCAAGCGCGGCGGCTGCAAGAGCACGCCGCAGGCCTTCATCGAACGCCTGATGGTCATGGCCGCGCGCGAGGGCGAGACCGTGGTGCGCCTGAAGGGCGGCGACCCGTTCATCTTCGGCCGCGGCGGCGAGGAGGTGGAGCACCTGCGCGCCGCCGGTGTCCACGTCGAGGTGGTCAACGGCATCACCTCGGGCCTGGCCGCCGTCACCGCGCTGGGCGTGGCACTCACCCACCGCGACCACGCCCAGGGTGTGGTGTTCGTCACCGGCCACGCCCAGCGCGGCGGCGACGCCCCGGACTGGCGTGCGCTGGCACAGGCCGCGCACCAGGCCCGCCTCACGCTGGTGATCTACATGGGCGTCAGCGGCGCATCCGGCATCCAGGAGCAGCTGCTCACCGGCCTGCCCGCGAACACGCCGGCGGCCATCGTCCAGCGCGCCACGCTGCCCGGGCAGCGCCACGCCGTCACCACGCTGGGCGAGCTGGCCGCCACCATCGAGCGCGAGGACCTGGCCAGCCCGTCGGTCATCGTGGTGGGCGACGTCCTGCGCGGCATCGCCGCGGTGGCCGACACCACCAGCCACGTCCGCGCGGCCTGA
- the nirB gene encoding nitrite reductase large subunit NirB, giving the protein MKKMKLVMIGNGMAGVRTIEELLKIAPELYDITVFGAEPHPNYNRILLSPVLAGEQTLDEIVLNSWEWYEQNRIRLHAGRKVVEIDRVRRVVRADDGTEEPYDRLLLCTGSNPFILPVPGKDLQGVIAYRDIADTNTMIEAATKYRKAVVIGGGLLGLEAANGLMKRGMDVSVVHVMPWLMERQLDDVAGKLLQKSLEERGLKFLIGAQTQELVGGDDGRVTGIRFKDGTQVDADLVVMAVGIRPNTELAEKARLHCNRGIVVNDTMQTVTDARIYSVGECAAHRGIAYGLVAPLFEQAKVAANHLAQFGIGRYTGSLTSTKLKVTGIDLFSAGEFMGGEGTEQIVMSDPFGGVYKKLVIKDDKLVGACLYGDTVDGSYYFKLLREGRKIGDIRDRLMFGESNLGDAGHQGQNRAAAMADADEVCGCNGVSKGAICKAIKEKGLFTLDDVRKHTKASASCGSCTGLVEQIIMFTAGGDYSAAPKKKAVCGCTDHGHQAVRDAIRANRLLTIPDTMRFLEWRTPNGCATCRPALNYYLISTWPKEARDDPQSRYINERSHANIQKDGTYSVIPRMWGGETTADELRRIADVVDKYRIPTVKVTGGQRIDLLGVKKEDLSNVWKDIGMPSGHAYAKALRTVKTCVGSEWCRFGTQDSTQMGKDLERALWRMYAPHKVKLAVSGCPRNCAESGIKDVGVIGVDSGWELYVGGNGGIKTEAGQFFCKVRTSAEVLEYSGAFLQLYREEGWYLERTVHYLQRVGLDHVKARILDDHEGRQALWERLQFSLDGEPDPWFEQREALVDTRQFSKLDAAAQEA; this is encoded by the coding sequence ATGAAGAAGATGAAACTCGTGATGATCGGCAACGGCATGGCCGGCGTACGCACCATCGAGGAGCTCCTCAAGATCGCGCCCGAGCTGTACGACATCACCGTGTTCGGCGCCGAGCCGCACCCGAACTACAACCGCATCCTGCTGTCGCCGGTGCTGGCCGGCGAGCAGACGCTCGACGAGATCGTGCTGAACTCCTGGGAGTGGTACGAGCAGAACCGGATCCGGCTCCACGCCGGCCGCAAGGTGGTGGAGATCGACCGCGTCCGGCGCGTGGTGCGGGCCGACGACGGCACCGAGGAGCCCTACGACCGCCTGCTGCTGTGCACCGGCTCCAACCCCTTCATCCTGCCGGTGCCCGGCAAGGACCTGCAGGGCGTGATCGCCTACCGCGACATCGCCGACACCAACACCATGATCGAGGCGGCCACGAAGTACCGCAAGGCGGTGGTCATCGGCGGCGGCCTGCTGGGCCTGGAGGCGGCCAACGGGCTGATGAAGCGCGGCATGGACGTGAGCGTGGTGCACGTGATGCCCTGGCTGATGGAGCGCCAGCTCGACGACGTGGCCGGCAAGCTGCTGCAGAAGTCGCTCGAGGAGCGCGGCCTGAAGTTCCTGATCGGCGCCCAGACCCAGGAGCTGGTGGGCGGCGACGACGGCCGCGTGACGGGCATCCGCTTCAAGGACGGCACCCAGGTCGACGCCGACCTGGTGGTGATGGCGGTGGGCATCCGCCCCAACACCGAGCTGGCCGAGAAGGCGCGCCTGCACTGCAACCGCGGCATCGTGGTGAACGACACCATGCAGACGGTCACGGATGCCCGGATCTACTCGGTGGGCGAATGCGCGGCCCACCGCGGCATCGCCTACGGCCTGGTGGCGCCGCTGTTCGAGCAGGCCAAGGTCGCGGCCAACCACCTGGCGCAGTTCGGCATCGGCCGCTACACCGGCTCGCTCACCTCCACCAAGCTGAAGGTGACCGGCATCGACCTGTTCTCCGCCGGCGAGTTCATGGGCGGCGAAGGCACCGAGCAGATCGTCATGAGCGACCCGTTCGGCGGCGTCTACAAGAAGCTGGTGATCAAGGACGACAAGCTGGTGGGCGCCTGCCTGTACGGCGACACGGTGGACGGCAGCTACTACTTCAAGCTGCTGCGCGAGGGCCGCAAGATCGGCGACATCCGCGACCGGCTGATGTTCGGCGAGTCGAACCTGGGCGACGCCGGCCACCAGGGCCAGAACCGGGCGGCCGCCATGGCCGACGCCGACGAGGTGTGCGGCTGCAACGGCGTCAGCAAGGGCGCGATCTGCAAGGCCATCAAGGAAAAGGGCCTGTTCACGCTGGACGACGTGCGCAAGCACACCAAGGCCAGCGCCTCGTGCGGCTCGTGCACCGGGCTGGTCGAGCAGATCATCATGTTCACCGCCGGCGGCGACTACTCGGCCGCGCCGAAGAAGAAGGCGGTGTGCGGCTGCACCGACCACGGCCACCAGGCGGTGCGCGACGCGATCCGCGCCAACCGGCTGCTCACCATCCCCGACACCATGCGCTTCCTGGAGTGGCGCACGCCCAACGGCTGCGCGACCTGCCGGCCGGCCCTCAACTACTACCTGATCTCCACCTGGCCCAAGGAGGCCCGGGACGACCCGCAGTCGCGCTACATCAACGAGCGCAGCCACGCCAACATCCAGAAGGACGGCACCTATTCGGTGATCCCGCGCATGTGGGGCGGCGAGACCACCGCGGACGAACTGCGCCGCATCGCCGACGTGGTCGACAAGTACAGGATTCCGACCGTCAAGGTCACCGGCGGCCAGCGCATCGACCTGCTGGGCGTGAAGAAGGAGGACCTGTCCAACGTCTGGAAGGACATCGGCATGCCGTCCGGCCATGCCTATGCCAAGGCGCTGCGCACGGTCAAGACCTGCGTGGGCAGCGAGTGGTGCCGCTTCGGCACCCAGGACTCGACCCAGATGGGCAAGGACCTGGAGCGCGCCCTGTGGCGCATGTACGCGCCGCACAAGGTCAAGCTGGCCGTCTCGGGCTGCCCGCGCAACTGCGCCGAGTCGGGCATCAAGGACGTCGGCGTGATCGGCGTCGATTCCGGCTGGGAGCTGTACGTGGGCGGCAACGGCGGGATCAAGACCGAAGCCGGCCAGTTCTTCTGCAAGGTCAGGACCAGCGCCGAGGTGCTGGAGTACAGCGGCGCCTTCCTGCAGCTGTACCGCGAGGAAGGCTGGTACCTGGAGCGCACGGTGCACTACCTGCAGCGCGTCGGGCTGGACCACGTGAAGGCCAGGATCCTGGACGACCATGAGGGCCGCCAGGCGCTGTGGGAGCGCCTGCAGTTCAGCCTGGACGGCGAACCCGATCCCTGGTTCGAGCAGCGCGAGGCCCTGGTGGACACCCGCCAGTTCAGCAAGCTGGATGCCGCGGCGCAGGAGGCCTGA